In Luteipulveratus mongoliensis, the DNA window GGAAGGTCCTCGAAAGGCGTGGTGGAGGTCGCCTCGTCCATGGTGGTCACGGGGATGCGCCCGATGGCAGCGGCCGCCGCGAGACCGATGACGACGACGAGGAGGGCAATGAGGACCACGATCACGGGTTCGAGGATAGGTCACGACCCTGTCGCGCACCCCGGAGTGTCACAGGGTCACTCCGGTCGTTGTGCGTCCCGCCGCTGCTCGTTGGCCGCGACGATCAGGGCGACGGCCTCTTCGGGACTGTCAACCACGTGCAGCCGCTGGACGTCAGCCTCGCTGATCATGCCGTGCTCCAGCAGCGTGCCGCGCAGCCAGTCGATCATCGGCGTCCAGAACTCCTGGCCCAGCAGCACCACGGGAAAGCTGGTGACCTTCTGGGTCTGGACGAGGGTGATCGCCTCGAACAGCTCATCGAGGGTGCCGAAGCCGCCAGGCAGGACGACGTAGCCCTCGGCGTACTTGACGAACATCGTCTTGCGGGCGAAGAAGTAGCGGAAGTTGACGCCGAGGTTGACGTAGGGATTGAGGCCGTTCTCGAAAGGCAGCTCGATCCCGAGGCCGACGCTGGTGCCCCCAGCGTCCGCAGCCCCCTTGTTGGCCGCCTCCATCGCGCCGGGGCCACCGCCCGTGATCACCGCGTAGCCAGCCTCGACGAGCAGCCGACCGACCTCCTGACCGAGGGCGTACGAGGGGCTGTCCACCGGCGTACGCGCCGAGCCGAAGACGCTGACCGCGCGCCCGAGCTCGGCCAGCGCCCCGAAGCCTTCGACGAACTCGCTCTGGATGCGCAGCACCCGCCAGGGATCGGTGTGCAGCCAGTCGGACGACTCGGCGTTGTCGAGCAGGCGTGCGTCGGTGGTGGTGCCGGGCACCTGCGTGCCCCGCAACGTCGTCGCACCTTTGCGGTACTCCCTACCTGTCGTCATGAGGTTCCCTCTCAGCTCTCGAGCCAGCGTCGCAGCGCCGCCTCGGCATCGATGATCTGCTGCTCTGGGCAGCGCTCGTCGTCGGTGTGGGCCAGGTTGGGGTCGCCCGGGCCGAAGTTGACCGCCGGCACCGCGAGCGAGGAGAAGCGGGCGACGTCGGTCCAGCCCTGCTTCGCCGTGACCGGCAGGTCCAGCGCCTTCACGAACGCCTGCGCCACTGGACGGTCCAGGCCCGGACGTGCCCCGTCCGCGGTGTCGCCGAGCGTGACGTCGTAGCCCTCGAAGACCTCGCGTACGTGAGCGAGCGCCTGCTCCGCCGTCTGGTCCGGCGCGAAGCGATAGTTGACCGTCACGGTGCAGACGTCGGGGATGACGTTGCCGGCGATGCCGCCGCTGATACCGACCGCGTTGAGCGCCTCGTGATAGTCGAGCCCGTCGACTGACACCGTGCGCGGCTCGTACGCCGACAGCCTCGCCAGCACATCGCCCGCGTCGTGAATCGCGTTGTGCCCGTTCCAGGGTCGCGCCGAGTGGGCCGCGACTCCCTTGGTGACGACGTCGACTCGCAGCGTGCCTTTACAACCGCCCTCGATACCGCCGTCGGTCGGCTCGAGCAGCACGGCGAAGTCGGCTTCCAGCAGCTCCGGGTGCGTGGTCGCGAGACGGCCGAGTCCGTTGTAGCGGTCCTCGACCTCCTCCGCGTCGTAGAAGACGTAGGTCACATCACGACTGGGCTCGAGAACCGTTGCAGCCAAACGCAGCTGGACGGCGACGCCACCCTTCATGTCAGTGGTGCCGCGTCCCACGAGCATGCCGCCCTCCCGTCGTACGGGCAGGTTGGGCGGGTCCGTCAGAGGCACCGTGTCGAGATGGCCGGCGAGGACGACACGCTCGGCGCGACCGAGCGTCGTACGCGCGACGACGGAGTGGCCATCGCGTACGACCTCCAGGTGCGGGAGCGCGCGCAGCGCCTGCTCCACGGCGTCGGCCAGGTCACCCTCGTGATGGCTGACCGACTCGATGTCACACACAGCAGCGGTCAGGGTCACGACGTCGGCGGTCAGGTCGAGGGAAGCCATGGCCCTCATCCTGACCTATCGGTGCGGCCCGGCTACGCCGGCGTGCTCGGGCCGTACCGCGCCAAGGTCCGTTCGGCTCCGGCCACGATGTCCGCGATCAACCACTGCGGCTCGACCACAGTGAGGTCGGCGGACATGAGCACCGCGACAGCGCCGAGGACGTGTGGCTGACGAACCGTGAGACGCCAGGTCTGCAGGGCGCCGTCGCTCGCGCCGGACTCGACCTCGATCTCCGAGCCCGGCGCCAGCTGCATGGACAGGAGACGTCGGACCGGGCCCGCCGCGGCCGGTTCGACGAGGACAACGGCGTCGGTCGGCGACAGACGCCCCTCGAACGCTCGCCGCAGCTCATCCCAGATCTGTGCGAGCGGCCGCCGGTCCGCCAGGTCGGCGGGCACGTCGAGGACCTCGACGGCGGAGACCCTCGACACCCGGTACGTCCGCTGCTTGCGACGATGCTCAGCGACGAGATACCAGCGACCGGAGTGGTCGACGATGCCGACCGGATGCACAGTGCGTACGGACGGGTGCGCGGACTCGGCGGAGGCGTAGGCCAGCCGAACTCGCCGACCCTGCGTGGCCGCCTCACGCAGAGCCGGCAACCAGGGCACCTCATCGACCGCCGCGAACCAGCGACGCCGGTCGGCGACCACGACGCCGCCAAGGGCCTCGGCATCCTCCAACGCGCGGGCCGGGGCGGTCGCCGCGATCTTCGCCAGCGCCGACGTCAGGTCGGCACCCAGACCGAGATCAGCCGTGGTCTCGCGAGAGGCCCACGCGAACAGAGCCTGCGCCTCTGGGGGCGTCAGGCCGCTCGCCTGCGTGGTGAAGCCCTCCATCAGGACGCACCCGCCACCCCGCCCGCGCTCGGTGTAGACCGGGACGCCGGCCGCCGACAGCGCTTCCATGTCCCGCAGGACGGTGCGTGTGCTGACCTCCATCTCACCTGCAAGCCAGGGCGCCGACGCGCGTCCGTGCCGTTGGAGCAGCATCAGCAGCCGCAGGAGCCGGTCGGCGCGCATGGTTCACACCATTGCAGACAAACCAGACAGGAGATGTCATGTTTGCCCGATGTACTGGTTCTCGAGGCCACACGAGGTGGCCACCGAGCACCAGGAGATGGACATGTCCACGACCGAGACCCGCATTGCCGACACCGACCTACGCCCTGCACTGAACCTGGCGCTGGACCAGATCGAGCGCCTCCTGACGGTGGTCACGCCCGACCAGGCCCCGCTGCCGACACCGTGCAGCGAGTTCGACGTGAGCACGCTGGTCGACCACCTGCAGGGCGTCGTACGACGGCTGGCGGTGATCCTGTCGGGTCAGCACTTCTCTACGGCGCCGGCCATCGTCGCCTCGACGAGCTGGCTGCCCGACTGGACCGAGGGTCGTACCGCGCTTGCGCCGCTGCTCGCGGACGACGCCACCCTGGCTCGTGAGGCCACCGTGCCGTGGGGAACGACCACCGGCGCCGGTGCGATCGCCTCCTACCTCGGCGAGCTCACCACTCACGCCTGGGACCTGGCCGCCGCAACCGGTCACCTCGATGAGCTGGATCCGACACTCGCCGAGCTGGCCCTCCCGACGTACCAGACGATCCTGCCGGCGACGCCTCGCGCGCTGCCTCAGATCCCCTTCGGTGCCGTCGTGGAAGTCGGGCTCGATGCCGGTCCGTACGAGCAGCTCGTCGCCTGGACCGGTCGCGACCCGCGCTGGTCCTAGCCGTCCCCGCGGCCGACCGCTCACGGACCGAGCCGTGTCGCCCGCGACCGGACGTCCCGCCTACCCTGGGCGCATGACATCCGAGCGCAGCGCCTGGGGCTTCGGCCTGGCGACCGAGACGAAGTCCGGGCAGATCCTGGACACCTGGTTCCCCACTCCTGCGCTCGGCACCTCACCGTCCGGCGACAGCCCGTACGCCGCTCCTGCCGAACTCTCCGCGCACGTGCGGGAGGACCCGCGCCGAGGCGTACGCACTCGAGTGGTGCACACCGAGATCGACCTCGATGCAGCCCCGGCCACCGTGCCGGACGCCTACCTGCGACTGCACCTGCTCTCTCATCGACTGGTCCAGCCCAACACCGTCAATCTCGACGGACTGTTCGGCGTCCTCAACAACGTCGTCTGGACCAACCATGGCCCGTGCGCCGTCGAGGACTTCGAGCGAACCCGGCTGCGGCTGAGCCAGAACACACCGGTCCATGTCTACGGGGTCGACAAGTTCCCACGGATGACCGACTACGTCGTCCCGAGCGGTGTGCGCATCGCCGACGCCGATCGCGTTCGGCTCGGCGCGCACCTCGCGTCCGGCACCACCGTCATGCACGAGGGCTTCTGCAACTTCAACGCCGGCACGCTCGGCACCTCGATGGTCGAGGGGCGCATCGTCCAGGGCGTCGTCGTCGGCGATGGCTCCGACATCGGAGGCGGCGCGTCGATCATGGGCACCCTGTCCGGCGGCGGCACCGAGCGGGTCTCCATCGGTGAGCGCTGCCTGATCGGCGCCCAGGCGGGGGTCGGTATCGCGCTCGGCGACGACTGCGTCGTCGAGGCCGGTCTCTACGTCACCGCCGGCACCAAGGTCACCCTTGAGGACGGCACCGTCGTGAAGGCCAAGGAGCTCTCGGGCCGCGCCGGCATGCTCTTCATCCGCAACTCGACGACCGGCGTGGTCGAATGCCGTTCACGCAAGGGCCAGGGCATCGCGCTCAACGAGGCCCTGCATGCCAATGACTGACTCAGACGGAGCGATCACCGTTGTTCTCTAGGCGACGCGCGCGCGATCCGCACGAGGTGGACGATCTCCACGACGGCGAGCGCTGGCGCGATGACGGTTTCGACTTCGAGGAGCACGGCCCGCGAGGCCCATGGCGGCGTACGGCCGGGTGCCTGATCCCGATCGTCGCGGTGGCGGGTGTCGGCTACGGCGGTTACGTCGCCTACCAGCACCTCGAGAACTTCTTCGGCGGTCAGACGTGTCGCATGGTCGACGGCGACCGGGAGGCGAAGAAGGATCCCGAGCAGGCGGCGAACGCGTCGACGATCACGACCGTGGCCGTCACGTTGGACAAGCTCCCGGTGCAGGCTGCGCACATCGCGGTGACGACCTCGATCCAGGAGTCCAAGCTGCGCAACCTGACCTATGGCGACCGCGACT includes these proteins:
- a CDS encoding TIGR00730 family Rossman fold protein; protein product: MTTGREYRKGATTLRGTQVPGTTTDARLLDNAESSDWLHTDPWRVLRIQSEFVEGFGALAELGRAVSVFGSARTPVDSPSYALGQEVGRLLVEAGYAVITGGGPGAMEAANKGAADAGGTSVGLGIELPFENGLNPYVNLGVNFRYFFARKTMFVKYAEGYVVLPGGFGTLDELFEAITLVQTQKVTSFPVVLLGQEFWTPMIDWLRGTLLEHGMISEADVQRLHVVDSPEEAVALIVAANEQRRDAQRPE
- the dapE gene encoding succinyl-diaminopimelate desuccinylase → MASLDLTADVVTLTAAVCDIESVSHHEGDLADAVEQALRALPHLEVVRDGHSVVARTTLGRAERVVLAGHLDTVPLTDPPNLPVRREGGMLVGRGTTDMKGGVAVQLRLAATVLEPSRDVTYVFYDAEEVEDRYNGLGRLATTHPELLEADFAVLLEPTDGGIEGGCKGTLRVDVVTKGVAAHSARPWNGHNAIHDAGDVLARLSAYEPRTVSVDGLDYHEALNAVGISGGIAGNVIPDVCTVTVNYRFAPDQTAEQALAHVREVFEGYDVTLGDTADGARPGLDRPVAQAFVKALDLPVTAKQGWTDVARFSSLAVPAVNFGPGDPNLAHTDDERCPEQQIIDAEAALRRWLES
- a CDS encoding helix-turn-helix transcriptional regulator, whose translation is MRADRLLRLLMLLQRHGRASAPWLAGEMEVSTRTVLRDMEALSAAGVPVYTERGRGGGCVLMEGFTTQASGLTPPEAQALFAWASRETTADLGLGADLTSALAKIAATAPARALEDAEALGGVVVADRRRWFAAVDEVPWLPALREAATQGRRVRLAYASAESAHPSVRTVHPVGIVDHSGRWYLVAEHRRKQRTYRVSRVSAVEVLDVPADLADRRPLAQIWDELRRAFEGRLSPTDAVVLVEPAAAGPVRRLLSMQLAPGSEIEVESGASDGALQTWRLTVRQPHVLGAVAVLMSADLTVVEPQWLIADIVAGAERTLARYGPSTPA
- a CDS encoding TIGR03086 family metal-binding protein, translated to MSTTETRIADTDLRPALNLALDQIERLLTVVTPDQAPLPTPCSEFDVSTLVDHLQGVVRRLAVILSGQHFSTAPAIVASTSWLPDWTEGRTALAPLLADDATLAREATVPWGTTTGAGAIASYLGELTTHAWDLAAATGHLDELDPTLAELALPTYQTILPATPRALPQIPFGAVVEVGLDAGPYEQLVAWTGRDPRWS
- the dapD gene encoding 2,3,4,5-tetrahydropyridine-2,6-dicarboxylate N-succinyltransferase, which encodes MTSERSAWGFGLATETKSGQILDTWFPTPALGTSPSGDSPYAAPAELSAHVREDPRRGVRTRVVHTEIDLDAAPATVPDAYLRLHLLSHRLVQPNTVNLDGLFGVLNNVVWTNHGPCAVEDFERTRLRLSQNTPVHVYGVDKFPRMTDYVVPSGVRIADADRVRLGAHLASGTTVMHEGFCNFNAGTLGTSMVEGRIVQGVVVGDGSDIGGGASIMGTLSGGGTERVSIGERCLIGAQAGVGIALGDDCVVEAGLYVTAGTKVTLEDGTVVKAKELSGRAGMLFIRNSTTGVVECRSRKGQGIALNEALHAND